The Flavobacterium sp. 123 genome contains a region encoding:
- a CDS encoding phosphatidate cytidylyltransferase, protein MNETLKRGISGAIYIALLLSSILFSTESFIILFGIFLIIATYEFCNLIQLNKIFPLFFVALFYTSISLISFYKTETENYINRIQNKNIKIDLDIDQVNIILLIITLIVSIKCIVFLFDDTAQSLSKLSKYVYLLGYILLPFVFITKISFGINDYNPKIIIGLFILIWTNDTFAYLVGKSIGKHKLLERISPKKTIEGFIGGVVFAVFTGFLISKLYIKASPSFSGKSILIWTSIALIVGIFGTIGDLIESKFKRIAGIKDSGKIMPGHGGILDRLDSVIFVAPIVYLFYQLLPYVS, encoded by the coding sequence TAAAAGAGGAATTTCTGGTGCTATTTACATTGCACTGCTGTTATCTTCTATCCTATTTTCAACTGAAAGTTTTATAATTCTATTTGGGATTTTTCTAATCATTGCTACTTATGAGTTTTGCAATCTGATTCAGTTGAATAAAATTTTCCCTCTTTTTTTTGTGGCTCTTTTTTACACCTCTATTTCTTTAATAAGTTTTTATAAAACTGAAACTGAAAATTATATTAATAGAATTCAGAATAAAAACATCAAAATAGACTTAGATATTGATCAAGTTAATATTATACTATTAATTATAACATTAATAGTTTCTATAAAATGTATCGTATTCTTATTTGATGATACTGCTCAATCCTTAAGTAAATTATCAAAATATGTCTATTTATTAGGATATATCTTGTTGCCTTTTGTTTTCATCACTAAAATATCATTTGGAATTAATGATTACAATCCAAAAATTATTATTGGATTATTTATTTTGATATGGACTAACGACACCTTTGCCTATTTGGTTGGTAAGTCCATTGGAAAACATAAGTTATTAGAACGAATTTCTCCTAAAAAAACAATTGAAGGATTCATTGGAGGAGTTGTATTTGCAGTCTTCACGGGGTTTTTAATTTCAAAATTATATATTAAAGCAAGTCCTAGTTTTAGCGGAAAATCAATTTTAATTTGGACAAGCATTGCATTAATAGTTGGGATATTTGGAACTATTGGGGACTTAATTGAATCTAAATTTAAACGAATTGCTGGCATAAAAGACAGCGGAAAAATAATGCCTGGACACGGAGGCATTCTAGATCGACTAGATAGTGTTATATTTGTAGCACCAATTGTATATTTATTTTATCAACTTTTACCATATGTTTCATAA
- a CDS encoding phosphatidylserine decarboxylase family protein, producing MFHKEGTQSILFGTLFTAIVLLLADNFIDTNWVKMGIQIITLLFLIIILQFFRNPQRTFTLNENQILSPVDGKVVVIEEVFESEYFKDNRLQVSIFMSPINVHVTRYALGGLVKFSKYHPGKFLVAWHPKASEENERTTVVIENKTFGAVLYRQIAGALARRIVNYAEEGMQVIQGTDAGFIKFGSRVDLFLPIGTPINVVLNQKAIGGKTIIATKA from the coding sequence ATGTTTCATAAAGAAGGGACTCAAAGTATTTTATTTGGCACATTGTTTACTGCCATAGTATTGTTATTAGCTGACAATTTTATTGACACAAACTGGGTCAAAATGGGAATCCAAATTATAACATTGTTATTTTTGATTATCATTTTACAATTTTTCAGAAATCCACAACGAACTTTCACACTTAATGAAAACCAAATCCTTTCTCCTGTAGATGGAAAAGTAGTTGTAATAGAAGAAGTTTTTGAAAGCGAATATTTCAAAGACAATCGTTTACAGGTTTCTATATTCATGTCGCCAATAAATGTTCACGTAACTCGTTATGCACTTGGTGGATTAGTGAAATTTAGCAAATACCACCCTGGTAAGTTCTTAGTGGCTTGGCACCCAAAAGCGAGCGAAGAAAACGAAAGAACAACTGTAGTCATTGAAAATAAAACTTTCGGTGCTGTTTTATACAGACAAATTGCTGGAGCTTTGGCAAGACGAATTGTAAATTACGCTGAAGAAGGAATGCAAGTAATACAAGGAACTGATGCCGGTTTTATAAAATTTGGCTCAAGAGTAGATTTATTTTTGCCTATTGGTACACCTATAAATGTAGTTTTAAATCAAAAAGCTATTGGTGGAAAAACTATTATTGCTACAAAAGCTTAA
- a CDS encoding acyl-CoA-binding protein yields MIEKDLDTRFAEAVEIASKMTQASLPQDVQLRLYAFYKQATFGTAKYNLSDNFDLRNAFKTNAWIQISHISIEEAKEQYIEIINSLVDKIK; encoded by the coding sequence ATGATTGAAAAGGATTTAGATACACGATTTGCTGAAGCTGTTGAAATAGCTTCTAAGATGACACAAGCGTCTTTACCACAAGATGTGCAGTTGCGTCTTTATGCCTTTTATAAACAAGCTACTTTTGGAACTGCTAAATACAATCTTTCGGATAATTTTGACTTAAGAAATGCGTTTAAAACTAATGCTTGGATACAAATAAGCCATATTTCTATTGAAGAAGCTAAAGAACAGTATATTGAAATTATAAATTCTCTTGTTGACAAAATAAAATAA
- a CDS encoding superoxide dismutase, whose translation MKRIVFLLLFTSLLSCNKKKYTEVVEVPLPTAQEKVSVGIPDDVKADDGSFLLDKLPYNYDALSPNISALTLEMHYSKHYLAYTNNLNKAIAGTPLENLTIEEVLHQLDINDPNVRNNAGGFYNHSLYWKCMAPKNGGQPTDSLAEAITRDFGSFEDFKTLFKEEATKQFGSGWTWLIVDRSGKLQVTNTQNQDNPLMRNALMPGTPILALDDWEHAYYLDYQYKRKNYIDAFFTIINWKQVGENYDAAIKTK comes from the coding sequence ATGAAAAGAATTGTTTTTTTACTACTTTTTACGTCTTTACTTTCTTGTAATAAAAAAAAATATACTGAAGTTGTAGAGGTTCCTTTACCAACTGCACAAGAAAAAGTTTCGGTAGGAATTCCTGATGATGTTAAAGCGGATGACGGCTCCTTTTTATTAGATAAATTGCCGTATAACTATGATGCTTTATCTCCAAATATATCTGCGCTAACTTTAGAGATGCACTATTCTAAGCATTATTTGGCTTACACCAATAATTTGAACAAAGCAATTGCGGGTACTCCATTGGAGAATTTAACTATAGAAGAAGTTTTACATCAATTAGACATAAATGATCCTAATGTAAGAAACAATGCTGGAGGTTTTTACAATCATTCCTTATATTGGAAATGTATGGCTCCAAAAAACGGTGGACAGCCTACTGATTCATTAGCAGAAGCTATTACTCGAGATTTTGGATCTTTTGAAGATTTTAAAACCTTATTCAAAGAAGAAGCTACTAAACAATTTGGCTCTGGATGGACTTGGTTAATTGTAGATCGATCAGGCAAATTACAGGTTACAAATACACAAAATCAAGACAATCCATTAATGAGGAATGCACTTATGCCCGGAACTCCTATTTTAGCTTTAGACGACTGGGAACACGCTTATTATCTTGACTACCAATACAAAAGAAAAAATTATATTGACGCTTTTTTTACTATAATCAATTGGAAGCAAGTTGGCGAAAATTATGATGCAGCTATTAAAACTAAATAA
- a CDS encoding alpha-amylase family glycosyl hydrolase produces the protein MIKKITIVAGISMMLLATACKTKDLKMSENNKETVSEKKAVVYQVFTRLFGNTNTTNKPWGTIEENGVGKFNDFTDKALNEIKGLGVSHIWFTGVPHHALINDYTAIGISNDDPDVVKGRAGSPYAVKDYYNVNPDLAVNPANRLKEFEALIKRTHKAGLKVIIDIVPNHVARKYEGKNNPKGVRDFGADDDVTVEYKRDNNFYYIPNTRFEVPNIDKPLNGESNPLTDGKFEEFPAKWTGNGSRLAKPDRNDWYETVKVNYGIRPDGTKDFPELPAGFDTKSCQEHFDFWKGKDVPDSWKKFRSIAEYWLGKGVDGFRYDMAEMVPYEFWSYMNSAIKVKNPDAFLLAEVYNPNEYRNYIRLGKMDYLYDKVELYDKLKEIVQGKSQTDPIISIQNGMADIEHHMLHFLDNHDEQRLASPEFAGTPEKGKPLMVVSATISTSPTMIYFGQEVGEAGNENGGFGTHSRTSIFDYVGVPNHQRWMNGGKFDGGQLSQSEKDLRDFYKRLLNFTLESPALMGNYQEIHGLNRYATEGYYPEVYSYVRWSETEKLIIVANFSAVHTSHFELKVPKDIIQKWNLKDGVYTITDQLYKKSSLDLKVIDGEGKVQITIAPSESFIYKL, from the coding sequence ATGATAAAAAAAATAACTATTGTTGCAGGAATAAGTATGATGCTTTTGGCTACAGCTTGTAAAACAAAAGATTTAAAAATGAGTGAAAATAATAAAGAGACTGTTTCTGAAAAGAAAGCTGTAGTATATCAGGTTTTTACCCGATTATTTGGTAATACGAACACAACTAACAAACCATGGGGAACTATTGAAGAAAATGGGGTAGGGAAGTTTAATGATTTTACGGATAAGGCATTAAATGAAATAAAAGGCTTAGGAGTTTCTCATATTTGGTTTACAGGTGTTCCTCATCATGCTTTGATTAATGATTATACAGCTATAGGAATTTCAAATGATGATCCGGATGTAGTCAAAGGTAGAGCAGGTTCTCCATATGCAGTCAAAGATTATTACAATGTAAACCCGGATTTAGCAGTTAATCCAGCAAATCGATTGAAAGAATTCGAAGCTTTAATAAAAAGAACACACAAGGCGGGATTGAAAGTGATTATTGATATTGTTCCTAATCATGTGGCTCGAAAATACGAAGGTAAAAACAATCCAAAAGGGGTAAGAGATTTTGGTGCTGATGATGATGTTACTGTTGAATACAAACGCGACAATAATTTTTATTACATTCCAAATACTCGTTTTGAAGTTCCTAATATTGATAAGCCATTAAATGGTGAAAGTAATCCACTTACAGATGGTAAATTTGAAGAGTTCCCAGCAAAATGGACAGGGAATGGTTCTCGTTTAGCAAAACCAGATCGAAACGATTGGTATGAAACGGTAAAGGTAAATTATGGAATTCGTCCTGATGGGACTAAAGATTTTCCAGAACTTCCAGCTGGTTTTGATACAAAATCGTGTCAAGAACATTTTGATTTTTGGAAAGGAAAAGACGTTCCTGATTCTTGGAAAAAATTCCGTTCTATAGCAGAATATTGGTTAGGAAAAGGGGTTGATGGTTTCCGATATGATATGGCCGAAATGGTGCCGTATGAATTTTGGAGCTACATGAATTCAGCGATTAAAGTAAAAAATCCTGATGCTTTTTTATTGGCAGAAGTTTATAATCCAAACGAGTATAGAAATTACATCCGTTTAGGAAAAATGGACTATTTGTATGATAAAGTAGAATTGTACGATAAATTAAAGGAAATTGTTCAAGGAAAAAGTCAAACCGATCCTATTATTAGTATTCAAAATGGGATGGCTGATATTGAACATCACATGTTGCATTTTTTGGATAATCATGACGAACAACGTTTAGCTAGTCCAGAATTTGCCGGAACACCAGAAAAAGGGAAACCGTTAATGGTTGTTTCTGCCACTATAAGCACATCGCCTACGATGATTTATTTTGGTCAGGAAGTTGGAGAAGCTGGAAATGAAAATGGAGGTTTCGGAACTCATTCTAGAACATCTATTTTTGATTATGTTGGAGTGCCAAATCACCAACGCTGGATGAATGGCGGTAAATTTGATGGCGGACAATTGTCACAATCTGAAAAAGACTTGCGTGATTTCTATAAAAGACTGCTAAATTTTACTTTGGAAAGTCCTGCGTTAATGGGTAACTACCAAGAAATACATGGTTTAAATCGGTATGCAACAGAAGGATATTACCCAGAAGTATATTCCTATGTACGTTGGTCTGAGACAGAGAAATTAATAATTGTAGCTAATTTTTCGGCAGTACACACTAGCCATTTTGAATTGAAAGTACCTAAAGATATTATTCAAAAATGGAACTTAAAAGATGGAGTTTATACTATTACAGATCAGTTGTATAAAAAAAGTAGTTTGGACTTAAAAGTAATCGATGGTGAAGGAAAAGTGCAAATTACAATTGCGCCATCAGAATCATTTATTTATAAGTTGTAA
- a CDS encoding OstA-like protein has product MVEHSDFADVNQVEMPDAFLLTGNVRVNHDGVVLTCNKAYYFQKENYIKAFGNVQLVQGDTLFLNSKYAEYNGNVKKAFATGDAVMSSPDATLVTDTLNFDRNTQEVYYNTQGTITNRQNTLASKSGRYYVSEKKFQFLTAVTITNPTYVIKSNHLDYYSNSGHSYLLGPSTITSKANYIYTEKGFYDTKKNLAHFLNKSYIKYNDRLIKGDSLYYDRNREFASASRNVKITDSINRGIIKGNYAELYKKKDSMYVTKRAVAVNFVENDSVYIHGKKLMVTGKEGNRIIRAFNNVRFYKKDMSGKCDSIYSSSKTALTKLIGNPILWNGENQITGDIMHLIGNNSTQKLDSLKVLNNTFLVSKDTLGTGYNQVKGQNLFGKFEEGKLHDVDIIKNTEVIYYMRNDAKELIGINKNVSSKINLVFDKNAVETITFFKQVDGTLYPEKDLPENARKLRGLVWRGEERIKSKDDIFPPEENEDNEKIAKQSKAENAKKNIPMKVRKETLDYDKKKGKSK; this is encoded by the coding sequence ATGGTCGAACATTCGGATTTCGCAGATGTGAATCAAGTTGAAATGCCAGATGCCTTTTTACTTACCGGAAATGTACGTGTTAACCATGACGGAGTGGTCCTTACTTGTAACAAAGCGTATTATTTCCAAAAAGAAAACTACATAAAAGCCTTTGGTAATGTACAATTAGTTCAAGGAGATACGCTGTTTTTAAACAGTAAATACGCCGAATATAATGGTAATGTAAAAAAAGCTTTTGCTACGGGAGATGCCGTTATGAGTTCCCCAGATGCTACTCTAGTTACAGATACTCTAAACTTTGATAGAAATACTCAAGAAGTATATTATAATACTCAAGGAACTATCACAAACAGACAGAATACATTAGCCAGCAAATCAGGCAGGTATTATGTTAGTGAGAAAAAATTCCAGTTTTTGACAGCCGTTACCATTACAAATCCTACCTATGTCATAAAATCAAATCATTTGGATTATTATAGTAATTCAGGACATTCTTATTTATTAGGGCCGTCAACTATTACAAGTAAAGCCAATTATATTTATACCGAAAAAGGGTTTTATGATACCAAAAAAAATCTAGCCCATTTTCTCAATAAATCCTATATAAAATATAACGACCGATTAATAAAAGGCGACAGTTTATACTACGATCGAAATCGGGAATTTGCCTCGGCAAGCAGAAATGTAAAAATAACAGACTCTATTAATCGTGGAATTATTAAAGGTAATTATGCCGAACTATACAAGAAAAAAGATTCTATGTATGTAACCAAAAGAGCTGTGGCCGTAAACTTTGTAGAAAATGATTCGGTTTACATTCATGGCAAAAAATTAATGGTTACTGGAAAAGAAGGCAACCGAATTATACGTGCTTTCAATAATGTCCGATTTTACAAAAAAGACATGAGTGGAAAATGTGATTCTATTTATTCCAGTTCCAAAACCGCTTTGACCAAATTAATTGGAAACCCAATACTTTGGAATGGTGAAAACCAAATCACCGGAGACATTATGCATCTTATAGGAAATAATAGTACTCAAAAACTAGATTCGCTCAAAGTGCTTAACAATACATTTCTAGTCTCAAAAGACACCTTAGGCACGGGCTATAATCAGGTAAAAGGACAAAATCTTTTTGGGAAGTTTGAAGAGGGAAAATTACACGATGTTGATATTATAAAAAACACAGAAGTAATCTATTACATGCGAAATGATGCCAAAGAACTCATTGGTATAAACAAAAATGTAAGCAGCAAAATCAATCTGGTTTTTGATAAAAATGCGGTAGAAACCATTACTTTTTTCAAGCAAGTTGACGGAACGCTTTATCCTGAAAAAGATTTACCAGAAAATGCCCGAAAACTTCGCGGGTTAGTCTGGCGAGGTGAGGAACGAATAAAATCGAAAGATGATATTTTTCCTCCCGAAGAAAACGAAGACAATGAAAAAATTGCGAAACAAAGCAAAGCCGAAAATGCCAAGAAAAATATTCCGATGAAAGTCAGAAAAGAAACCTTGGATTACGATAAAAAGAAAGGAAAGAGTAAGTAA
- a CDS encoding aspartate aminotransferase family protein, with protein MNTDFIKYQAQTSPYPLGMEVSHAIGSYIYDTNNKKYLDFVAGVSACSLGHQHPRVNHAIKEQLDKYSHVMVYGEYSQSPAVEYCKLMASLLPAPLNKTYLVNSGTEAIEGALKLARRTTGRSQLISCHNAYHGNTMGSMSVMGFEERKQVFRPLIPDVDFITFNNEDDLEKITTKTAGIILETIQGGAGFIQPENDFLTKVRQRCTEVGAIMILDEIQPGFGRTGKLFGFQNYDVVPDIVVMGKGMGGGMPVGAFTASSAMMDLLSNNPKLGHITTFGGHPVIASACLATLQEITETNLMSEALDKEKLFRSLLVHPLIEEIRGKGLMLAAMTKSADITNEVILKCQDKGLILFWLLFEGCAIRITPPLTISDEEIREGCAIILEVMDEIQLKVNTSN; from the coding sequence GTGAACACCGATTTCATAAAATACCAAGCGCAAACCTCACCATATCCTTTAGGTATGGAAGTTTCTCACGCTATAGGTTCTTATATTTACGACACAAACAATAAAAAATATCTAGATTTTGTGGCTGGGGTTTCGGCCTGTTCCCTGGGACATCAACATCCAAGAGTCAACCATGCCATAAAAGAACAATTAGACAAATATTCGCATGTGATGGTTTATGGTGAATATTCACAGAGTCCAGCAGTTGAATATTGCAAACTAATGGCTTCGCTCCTACCAGCTCCGCTTAACAAAACTTATTTAGTCAATTCTGGCACAGAAGCTATTGAAGGCGCCTTAAAACTCGCCCGACGAACAACTGGAAGAAGCCAATTAATATCGTGTCACAATGCCTATCATGGCAATACTATGGGATCCATGAGTGTTATGGGATTTGAAGAACGTAAACAAGTTTTTCGCCCTTTAATTCCTGATGTTGATTTCATTACGTTCAACAACGAAGATGATTTAGAAAAAATAACTACTAAAACAGCTGGAATTATTCTAGAAACCATTCAAGGTGGCGCAGGATTTATTCAGCCAGAAAATGATTTTCTCACAAAAGTACGTCAACGCTGTACTGAAGTAGGCGCTATAATGATTCTAGACGAAATCCAACCGGGTTTTGGACGAACAGGGAAACTTTTTGGATTCCAAAATTATGATGTGGTTCCTGATATTGTCGTTATGGGAAAAGGAATGGGTGGCGGAATGCCAGTAGGTGCTTTCACCGCTTCATCAGCAATGATGGACTTGTTAAGCAACAACCCAAAACTTGGTCATATCACCACTTTTGGTGGACATCCTGTCATTGCGTCAGCCTGTTTGGCGACTTTGCAGGAAATAACTGAGACAAATTTAATGTCAGAAGCACTTGACAAAGAAAAGCTATTCAGAAGCCTTTTGGTACATCCTTTGATAGAAGAAATAAGAGGAAAAGGATTAATGCTTGCCGCAATGACCAAAAGTGCCGATATCACTAACGAAGTGATTTTGAAATGTCAAGACAAAGGATTGATTTTATTCTGGTTACTATTTGAAGGTTGCGCTATCCGTATTACCCCTCCACTAACTATTTCTGATGAAGAAATACGTGAGGGCTGTGCAATAATCCTTGAAGTTATGGACGAAATCCAATTGAAAGTCAACACTAGTAATTAA
- a CDS encoding tetratricopeptide repeat protein, with amino-acid sequence MQLSNEEEDYNLSLSKFESMLKTNKVLFFDSEEFEEIILHYLDIGKAALAKKALKLALEQHPKSTGLKLVQVEMLVYDDKLDVAEKLLNELYAIEPTNEEIYIQKANIYSKRDQHEKAVELLKIALQYTDDYADVYNLIGMEYLFMDNLEMAKESFIKCLEEDFEDQSALYNVVYCYEFLDQNLDAIAYLNTYINKNPYSEIAWHQMGRLYYGVKDYENAIRAFDYATLIDDEFLGAFMEKAKAFERLKKYEEAIESYNRTIELDDATSYALLRIGKCYERLGNKVLALKYFNKTVHEDPLLDKGWIAITDFYVRQKNFQKALFYVNKALAIDNQNRLYWKRFATINKQMNFFEEAEFGYRKAVEFGDYQLDTWLFWVDILQFLGEFESAIQTLLQASEYFPEENEVEYRLAGLYFMIQEDTKAKFHLSNAMRLNFDNYVLIEDLFPVVWARKMVQNYIAKHKKL; translated from the coding sequence ATGCAATTAAGCAACGAAGAAGAAGATTATAACTTATCGCTGTCTAAATTTGAGTCGATGTTAAAAACTAACAAAGTACTCTTTTTTGACTCCGAGGAATTTGAAGAAATTATCCTTCATTACCTCGACATAGGTAAGGCCGCTTTGGCAAAAAAAGCCCTAAAACTAGCATTAGAACAACATCCAAAATCTACTGGATTGAAATTAGTCCAAGTTGAAATGCTTGTTTACGATGACAAACTTGACGTAGCCGAAAAGCTATTAAACGAATTGTATGCCATTGAACCAACAAACGAAGAAATTTACATTCAAAAAGCGAATATTTACTCTAAAAGAGACCAGCACGAAAAAGCGGTTGAATTACTAAAAATAGCGTTACAATATACAGATGATTATGCTGATGTCTATAATTTAATAGGCATGGAATATCTATTCATGGATAATCTCGAAATGGCAAAAGAAAGCTTTATAAAATGTCTAGAAGAAGATTTTGAAGATCAATCTGCTTTGTACAACGTAGTATACTGCTATGAATTTCTGGATCAAAATCTAGATGCTATCGCCTATTTGAATACCTACATCAACAAAAATCCTTATAGCGAAATTGCTTGGCACCAAATGGGTCGTTTGTACTACGGTGTCAAAGATTATGAAAATGCCATTCGTGCTTTTGACTACGCTACACTTATCGATGATGAATTCCTAGGTGCTTTTATGGAAAAAGCAAAAGCCTTCGAACGCTTGAAAAAATATGAAGAAGCCATTGAAAGTTACAACAGAACTATCGAGTTAGACGACGCTACTTCTTATGCTTTATTACGAATAGGAAAATGCTATGAAAGATTAGGCAACAAAGTTTTAGCGCTTAAATATTTCAACAAAACTGTACACGAAGATCCTCTTTTAGACAAAGGTTGGATTGCAATTACGGATTTCTATGTGCGCCAAAAGAACTTTCAAAAAGCATTATTTTATGTAAATAAAGCCTTAGCGATTGACAATCAAAACCGTTTGTATTGGAAACGTTTTGCGACTATAAACAAACAAATGAACTTTTTTGAAGAAGCGGAATTTGGCTATAGAAAAGCAGTTGAATTTGGTGACTATCAATTAGACACTTGGTTGTTTTGGGTAGATATTTTACAATTTTTAGGCGAATTCGAAAGTGCTATTCAAACGTTGTTACAAGCATCCGAATATTTCCCTGAGGAAAACGAAGTGGAATACCGTTTAGCAGGATTGTATTTTATGATTCAAGAAGATACCAAAGCTAAATTTCATTTAAGTAATGCCATGCGTTTGAATTTTGACAATTATGTGCTTATCGAGGATTTATTTCCTGTGGTTTGGGCTAGAAAAATGGTACAAAATTACATTGCAAAACATAAAAAATTATAA
- a CDS encoding shikimate dehydrogenase gives MTEIARKRFGLLGRNINYSFSRGYFTEKFEKEKREGYTYENFDIQAIESFLEIIKNNDHLSGMNVTIPYKESVMPFLDKLSKKASKIGAVNTIKFTKKGKLKGYNTDYYGFKKSLEPLLEPHHKKALILGTGGASKGVAFALEELGIAYTFVSRQASENALGYNQITDLVFDEYQIIINSTPVGTSPNTEAYPEIPYEFFTKKHIAYDLIYNPAETQFLKRAKNQGAKTKNGLDMLIFQAEKAWEIWNK, from the coding sequence ATGACTGAAATCGCAAGAAAACGTTTTGGTTTACTCGGCCGCAACATCAATTATTCATTCTCCAGAGGCTATTTTACTGAGAAATTTGAAAAAGAAAAACGAGAAGGATATACCTACGAAAATTTTGACATTCAAGCAATTGAATCCTTTTTAGAGATAATAAAAAACAACGATCACTTGAGCGGAATGAATGTTACCATTCCGTATAAAGAATCCGTAATGCCATTTTTAGATAAATTATCTAAGAAAGCAAGCAAAATTGGAGCTGTAAATACTATTAAATTTACCAAAAAAGGAAAATTAAAAGGCTACAATACGGATTATTATGGTTTCAAAAAATCATTAGAACCCTTGTTAGAACCACATCATAAAAAAGCCCTAATTCTTGGAACTGGTGGCGCTTCAAAGGGTGTAGCTTTTGCGTTAGAAGAATTAGGTATTGCCTATACTTTTGTTTCTCGACAAGCAAGTGAGAATGCACTAGGATACAATCAAATCACGGATTTAGTTTTTGACGAATACCAAATCATCATTAACTCAACTCCTGTGGGAACAAGCCCAAATACGGAAGCTTATCCTGAAATACCATATGAATTTTTCACAAAAAAACATATCGCTTACGACTTGATTTACAATCCTGCAGAAACGCAGTTTTTGAAAAGAGCTAAGAATCAGGGAGCAAAAACCAAAAATGGTTTAGATATGCTCATTTTTCAAGCAGAAAAGGCATGGGAAATTTGGAATAAATAA
- a CDS encoding epoxide hydrolase family protein, protein MIIPFSANISEDILIDLKTRIENTRWTDEITNSNWSYGTSLSFMKELSNYWLNNFDWRKVEAEINSFPNFIANIDGHEIHFIHVKGKGKKSIPLIITHGWPGSFIEMMKLIPLLTDHENVSFDLVIPSIVGFGYSSASKVEGCNSEFVADLWQKLMLELGYKQYGAQGGDIGSGISTWLSLKYPETVIGLHLNYISGSYKPYLKEGEQPTDEVIAFQKFVQNWASKEGAYSYIQSTKPQTLAYGLNDSPIGLCAWIIEKFNAWSDNNGTINTVFSNDELLANVTLYWITQTIHSSIRMYNENSKHPLQFRENDYVKIPVGFAKFPKELPIPPRSYIEKGFNITHWTEMPSGGHFAAMEQPKLLASDIKKFFESLI, encoded by the coding sequence ATGATAATCCCATTTTCAGCAAATATTTCCGAAGATATTCTTATTGATTTAAAGACGAGAATCGAAAACACACGTTGGACAGACGAAATAACTAATTCAAATTGGAGTTATGGAACAAGTCTTTCCTTTATGAAAGAATTATCTAATTATTGGCTTAACAATTTTGATTGGAGAAAAGTCGAAGCAGAAATAAATTCGTTTCCAAATTTCATTGCAAATATTGATGGTCACGAAATTCATTTTATTCATGTAAAAGGAAAAGGGAAAAAATCTATTCCGCTAATTATTACCCACGGTTGGCCAGGCTCATTTATTGAAATGATGAAACTCATCCCTTTATTAACTGATCATGAAAATGTCTCTTTTGATTTAGTTATTCCTTCTATAGTTGGTTTTGGCTATTCAAGTGCGAGTAAAGTTGAGGGCTGTAATTCGGAGTTTGTTGCTGATTTATGGCAGAAATTAATGCTAGAATTAGGTTATAAACAATACGGAGCACAAGGCGGAGATATTGGTTCAGGAATAAGTACCTGGCTATCTTTAAAATATCCCGAGACCGTAATTGGCTTGCATCTAAACTACATTTCGGGATCTTACAAACCTTACTTAAAAGAGGGGGAACAACCAACTGACGAAGTCATAGCATTTCAAAAATTTGTACAGAATTGGGCATCCAAAGAAGGTGCTTATTCCTATATTCAAAGTACAAAACCGCAAACTTTGGCCTATGGTTTAAATGATTCGCCAATTGGATTGTGTGCTTGGATTATAGAAAAATTTAATGCTTGGAGTGATAACAACGGAACTATTAATACTGTTTTCTCAAACGATGAATTGCTTGCAAACGTAACATTATATTGGATTACTCAAACTATTCATTCATCAATCCGAATGTATAATGAAAACAGTAAACATCCGCTACAATTTAGAGAAAACGATTATGTAAAAATTCCTGTTGGATTCGCAAAATTCCCAAAAGAATTGCCAATACCCCCACGATCTTATATTGAGAAAGGTTTCAATATTACTCATTGGACAGAAATGCCATCTGGCGGACATTTTGCTGCAATGGAACAACCAAAATTATTAGCAAGTGACATAAAGAAGTTTTTTGAAAGTTTGATATAA